A window of the Cryptosporidium parvum Iowa II chromosome 7, whole genome shotgun sequence genome harbors these coding sequences:
- a CDS encoding DHHC family palmitoyl transferase with a signal peptide and 4 transmembrane domains, translating into NRHSGNKTMSDSQKLDSRYLKILISAILIIGPCILYFISTSKWLFMQHNYLLITLSYILFIIMTTSMVFTFLKNPGVIISQSKLSNPPCSIDLQINAQIVKVKFCSNCKIIRPPRTVHCNICNHCVDRFDHHCPWVGTCIGAGNYKLFMLFISTLFLLELAMLLGSCKMVNHFTYEASHILNLGNSTKIFVHTMNHSAGAAVVIGFACFTILFSLSLLIFHLYIGAMNKTTYEEIKKLYSETSNPWYSGISRNIAELFLSPSPKFNY; encoded by the coding sequence AATCGACATAGTGGAAACAAAACTATGTCTGATTCACAGAAACTGGATTCCAGGTACCTGAAAATACTGATTTCAGCAATTCTAATCATTGGTCCTTGTATTCTGTACTTTATTTCAACATCAAAATGGCTTTTTATGCAACATAATTACTTGTTAATTACCTTGAGTTATATACTTTTCATAATTATGACAACTTCCATGGTATTTACGTTTTTGAAAAATCCTGGAGTAATAATATCACAATCCAAGCTCAGCAATCCACCTTGCTCCATAGATTTACAGATTAATGCACAGATTGTTAAAGTCAAGTTCTGCTCTAATTGCAAAATTATCAGACCCCCACGAACTGTTCATTGTAATATCTGCAATCATTGCGTAGATAGGTTTGATCATCATTGTCCCTGGGTAGGAACATGTATCGGTGCAGGAAACTACAAATTGTTTATGTTATTCATCTCAACACTATTTTTACTTGAACTAGCCATGCTTTTGGGGTCATGCAAAATGGTAAACCATTTTACTTACGAAGCCTCGCATATACTAAATCTGGGAAATTCTACCAAAATCTTTGTTCACACAATGAATCACTCTGCTGGAGCGGCTGTAGTTATTGGGTTTGCTTGTTTTACCATCCTATTTTCACTTTCTCTCCTTATATTCCACTTGTATATTGGCGCCATGAACAAAACTACttatgaagaaattaaaaaacttTATAGTGAGACTTCAAATCCATGGTATTCTGGAATTTCGAGGAATATAGCTGAGTTGTTTCTAAGTCCATCtccaaaatttaattattag
- a CDS encoding mbl domain containing protein, producing the protein MSEIHFQRIGSKHLLSPPSLVLTYNGNKCLINVGENVQRYCFEHKIRLSRLRNILLTNISVETIGGLPGLLLTLIGVGVQKLRIVGPEPITRYLIMFGYIIRTQKKYENSINTVVSINSQEFLDNFDGIKSDLEIEIIELMPSSSSEPLKLELDHELFLECYLNHSFSGSQTCLDFEHNQIPNSKKRCTENYLSCLSNLSILYMFEFPEKRGKFDVIKAKELGIPPGPLYSKLKNGESVQISESRIIQPSDVCSPPIKLPWSIIFHTLDPTEFDFFYFRISQILKLKGFDLTETAQNSSNCSSEQYESCSNFYIFEFQACFDSFLDFNNNFLKLDSCFIQNKCYLSKGTINVIRLNERLNLLKDQEINPFVTSQFLQEFLSHISPNLFPLPSAKVDEFTWNQQFFISSNQKSLQNTNSIANIHKKKAKFAPISQESDDQILFLKQEFQDIFSNYIENNEKTLFPLLYVLGTGSAIPSPYRNVSGYLLRLDDNTSMMLDCGEGSMSQLFILCKFDFDLFSKIIASIKIIFISHPHEDHFLGIFNLLKLKNSINIQQKVENSSELVKNDNFYHIKYDENLQRVQEVYFNNEIKSKDFKNLLIIGPRKVEKLYNLFQEKIIQDKGNRIRNCEISFIAIEKRINKSFDKISDQSKLVLDDFFLKLEQFPVKHIKSSYGVKVTFKLENSLKIRDGYSLFKIVFSGDTATPCTSLEYASKDCDILIHEATFEDSLSKDAQEKNHSTISGAIGTAYNSLAKFLLLTHFSQRYFSMPKVEMKNEDLKRYFLNNTLCMMDLMIIPLKMVGKLIERFHNLNDLIRDYLPQV; encoded by the coding sequence ATGTCTGAGATACACTTCCAACGTATTGGGTCCAAACATCTTCTCTCCCCTCCATCTTTAGTACTTACatataatggaaataaGTGTTTAATTAATGTTGGTGAAAATGTACAAAGATACTGCTTTGAACATAAAATCAGGCTTTCTAGATTAAGAAATATTCTTCTAACTAATATATCTGTTGAAACTATTGGAGGTCTTCCAGGTCTTCTTCTTACATTAATAGGAGTTGGGGTTCAAAAGCTCAGAATTGTGGGGCCAGAACCCATAACTCGTTACTTAATTATGTTTGGATATATAATTAGAACTCAGAAAAAGTATGAAAACTCTATAAACACTGTTGTATCTATTAATTCACAAGAATTTCTGGATAACTTTGATGGGATAAAATCCGATCTAGAAATTGAGATTATTGAGTTAATGccatcttcttcttctgaGCCACTCAAACTTGAATTAGATCATGAACTTTTTCTTGAATGCTATCTAAATCATTCCTTTTCAGGATCTCAGACTTGTTTGGATTTTGAACATAATCAAATTCCAAACTCCAAAAAAAGATGTACCGAAAACTATTTATCTTGTTTATCAAATCTATCCATATTGTACATGTTTGAGTTTCCAGAAAAAAGAGGAAAGTTTGATGTTATTAAAGCTAAAGAACTTGGTATTCCTCCAGGTCCTCTATATTCCAAACTAAAGAATGGAGAAAGCGTACAAATTTCTGAATCAAGAATTATCCAGCCTAGTGATGTTTGCTCTCCCCCCATCAAGCTACCCTGGTCAATCATTTTTCATACCCTAGATCCAACCGAGTTTGACTTCTTCTACTTTAGAATCTCTCAAATTCTCAAATTAAAAGGATTTGATTTAACTGAAACAGCTCAAAATTCTAGTAATTGCTCAAGTGAACAATACGAATCTTGTTCAAACTTTTATATATTCGAATTCCAAGCTTGTTTTGACTCTTTTTTAGACTTTAATAACAATTTCTTAAAGCTTGATTCTTGCTTTATCCAAAATAAGTGTTATCTATCTAAAGGAACTATTAATGTTATAAGGCTAAATGAAAGATTAAATTTACTCAAAGATCAAGAAATTAACCCTTTTGTGACttctcaatttcttcaagaGTTCCTAAGCCATATCTCCCCCAATCTATTTCCTTTACCATCAGCTAAAGTTGATGAGTTTACTTGGAACCAACAGTTTTTCATATCATCAAACCAAAAATCTCTTCAAAATACTAACTCCATTGCAAATAtacacaaaaaaaaagcaaagTTTGCTCCAATTTCACAAGAATCCGATGATCAAATCTTATTCCTAAAACAAGAATTTCAAGatattttttccaattATATAGAAAACAATGAAAAAACACTTTTTCCTCTTTTATATGTTCTTGGAACAGGATCTGCAATTCCCTCGCCATATAGAAATGTCTCTGGTTACCTTTTACGTCTCGACGATAATACGAGCATGATGCTAGACTGTGGGGAAGGCTCTATGTCCCAGCTTTTCATTCTTTGCAAGTTTGATTTTGacttattttcaaaaattattgctTCAATTAagatcatttttatttctcaTCCCCATGAAGACCATTTTTTGGGTATTTTCAACCTTTTAAAACTAAAAAACTCTATCAATATTCAACAAAAAGTTGAAAATAGCTCTGAATTAGTCAAAAATGACAATTTCTATCACATAAAATATGATGAAAACCTCCAAAGAGTCCAAGaagtttattttaataatgaaattaaaagcAAGGATTTTAAGAACTTGTTAATTATTGGACCAAGAAAGGTAGAAAAGTTATACAATTTATTCCAAGAGAAAATTATACAAGACAAAGGAAAtagaattagaaattgcgaaatttcttttatagCTATAGAAAagagaattaataaaagcTTTGATAAAATATCAGATCAAAGCAAACTGGTATTAGATGATTTCTTCTTAAAGCTTGAACAATTCCCTGTTAAACATATAAAATCTTCTTATGGAGTAAAAGTAACATTTAAGCTTGAAAATAGTTTGAAAATTAGGGATGGTTATtcattattcaaaattgtATTTTCAGGAGATACTGCTACTCCATGTACATCTTTGGAATATGCATCAAAAGACTGTGATATCTTAATACATGAAGCAACTTTTGAGGATAGTTTATCCAAAGATGCTCAAGAAAAGAATCATTCAACCATTTCTGGAGCAATAGGAACAGCTTATAATAGTTTAGCAAAGTTCCTTTTACTAACTCACTTTAGTCAAAGATACTTTAGCATGCCAAAAGTTGAAATGAAGAATGAGGATTTAAAGAGatactttttaaataaCACGCTCTGTATGATGgatttaatgataatacCTTTAAAAATGGTGGggaaattaatagaaagaTTCCACAATttgaatgatttaattAGAGATTATTTGCCACAAGTTTAA
- a CDS encoding uracil-DNA glycosylase, whose product MSQTSILSYLNKRSAENICKDSIECGSDLNRDSAVKNRRICVKETEIKSSKEAEEENQEYYPSESELREYFGDEWFEALKDELRKPYFVKCMKKVQERRNYAKVYPPSDKMFSCFKATPLNKISVVILGQDPYHQPGQAMGLSFSVPKGVPVPPSLRNIYKEIGKGNPGHGDLSSWAEQGVFLLNSLLSVEEGKPMSHXDLCKFDSNNYSV is encoded by the coding sequence ATGAGTCAAACGTCAATACTGtcttatttgaataaaaggAGTGCAGAAAACATTTGCAAGGACAGTATTGAGTGTGGGAGTGACTTGAATAGAGATTCAGCAGTGAAGAATAGGAGAATATGCGTTAAAGAAAcagaaattaaatcaagTAAGGAGGCTGAGGAAGAGAATCAAGAGTACTATCCGAGTGAGTCGGAGTTGAGGGAATACTTTGGAGATGAGTGGTTTGAGGCCCTTAAAGATGAATTAAGGAAGCCCTATTTTGTGAAGTGTATGAAAAAGGTTCAAGAAAGAAGGAATTATGCTAAAGTGTACCCACCCAGTGACAAAATGTTTAGTTGTTTCAAAGCTACTCCATTGAACAAGATTTCAGTGGTAATCTTGGGTCAAGACCCATATCACCAACCTGGACAGGCAATGGGACTTAGTTTCTCAGTTCCGAAGGGCGTTCCAGTTCCTCCTAGtttaagaaatatttataaagaAATAGGTAAAGGTAATCCTGGTCATGGAGACCTATCATCGTGGGCTGAACAGGGAGTATTCCTTCTAAACTCTTTACTTTCTGTAGAAGAAGGGAAGCCAATGTCCCACMAAGACTTATGTAAGTTTGACAGTAATAACTACAGTGTTTAG
- a CDS encoding ribosomal protein of the PO/L10 family (transcripts identified by EST) — protein MAKSKRVKKVLMTKDLKKKRKDKSEIIENVHEYIGKFKFIYVVKLKNQRNAALKQLRVRLEPGKLLVGKNKLLQVAFGADSDSESAKNAHKISSFLRGERGLIFTDLAPSNLNKVLEESSTMEFGREGSLSDITCVVEPNTELECLYKNAEFYMRKQFPQLKPTLLGSDQGKVIICEKGNPLNKYQYLLLKHLEIPSVKFEIKPIACLHNEELTHFENADME, from the coding sequence ATGGCAAAATCAAAGAGAGTAAAGAAGGTCCTTATGACCAAGGAtctgaagaagaagagaaagGACAAGTCAGAAATAATCGAAAACGTACATGAGTACATTGGTAAATTCAAGTTTATTTATGTTGTTAAGCTGAAGAACCAAAGAAATGCTGCTTTAAAACAACTTAGAGTTAGGCTTGAACCTGGAAAGTTATTAGTTGGGAAAAACAAACTTCTTCAGGTCGCATTTGGTGCAGACTCAGATTCAGAGTCTGCAAAGAATGCTCATAAAatctcttcttttcttcgCGGGGAAAGAGGTCTTATATTTACAGACTTGGCTCCTAGTAACTTAAACAAGGTACTGGAAGAAAGTTCTACGATGGAATTTGGTAGAGAAGGTTCACTATCTGACATTACTTGCGTTGTTGAACCAAACACAGAGTTAGAATGTTTATACAAAAATGCAGAATTTTATATGAGAAAGCAATTTCCTCAGCTTAAGCCAACTCTTCTTGGCTCTGATCAGGGAAAAGTTATCATATGCGAGAAAGGCAACCCTTTGAATAAATACCAATATTTGTTACTTAAACATCTTGAAATTCCCTCAGTAaagtttgaaataaaaCCAATTGCATGTCTACACAATGAGGAGTTGACTCACTTCGAAAATGCTGACATGGAATAA